The Glycine soja cultivar W05 chromosome 9, ASM419377v2, whole genome shotgun sequence sequence ACCCAACTCAACATGAATGTAGTGATAATTAAGGCGTGAACAGCAGCAATTCAGATCAACattgatttattaatattttctataaaaaaaaacccatcTAGATCGTTAAATTACAAGTCAGAAAAGGGAGTCAAAGATcgtatgaataaataaaaaaagagggatTGGTTATATACAGTACCTTGAGGTACTTGAGCTTAATGGTTCCATAAACAAGGCCAAAGGAGAAAGCGGAAGCTCGAGCGACCTGTGAATGAATGGTGTGAGTACCtcgagaaaaaagaaagaaagaaacgaGAAAGGGTAATTGGGAGCGTACCAAAGCGAGGGTGCTGGTACCAGAATAAGGTCCCGGTGGTGGTGCCATTACGAGCGAGAGTAGTTGTCGGCGCAGGAAGAGAGGAAGGGAGGAAAAAATGGACGAACAAAACGGTGTGCTTCACAATTGTCGATTATCGAACCCTAGCCAGCAAGGTGGGACCGCAGTGAGAGGGTGACTCGCTAACTGCATGCACTCTGTAGTTTAATAGATTGATACTGAAGCCCAATAGGCCCACAAACACTGTCATTTGGATACAGGATTGAGATTTGTTCCCTAgaagaaaaattttattatcaaaGAAATTTAAACCCAAAAAGAATCCCAGTAATTTTATTATCTTCATCAGAAGTAATCATGTTCGAGTGGAACAGGACTTTTATggacaacaaaaaatatttttcaaatatttaatacaattacATATTCAGAATTCTAACTTGAAAACCTGTAATTAAACTGAAACAATCAAATGTTAGTTGATCCGCGAGTTTTGTAGTTAGTTTTAAGGAAATAATAATGGCATACATTAATCTCTAATTGTATATGCAGGATACTTTGCAGGCTTTGAGTGACCGAACTAATCatgagtttaaatttttatttttatcttgacAAAATCATAAGAGTTTAAATATGCATATATTGTTACAACTTATAATAAAGATTTATGCCttcttaattaattcaaaattattacaGTTGTGAtggtatttattaattaattattataaatgttagGAAATTTGTTACATATCTGtcaagaaaaaaacatattgcatGTTTACATATAAGGCCTTGAAAGCGTAAAGCCCAAAACTCTAGAC is a genomic window containing:
- the LOC114424998 gene encoding uncharacterized protein LOC114424998, yielding MAPPPGPYSGTSTLALVARASAFSFGLVYGTIKLKYLKAKAKSHQKAQEKAHH